In Nicotiana tabacum cultivar K326 chromosome 17, ASM71507v2, whole genome shotgun sequence, one DNA window encodes the following:
- the LOC107822196 gene encoding uncharacterized protein LOC107822196 — protein sequence MANSSHVRSISFPPRTQLEYLKVEIELNRLKTWESSSISSTATPLSLNTIQKGIVGLAELYNCVQNLLESPTTQQALLKHQMGRLVEEALESSVGLIDSCGTTRELVLMMKEQVQDLQSVLRRKVGDSSIQHCVDAYISFRKKVKKDVAKSLKALKQIESKIGSSPQVDLDQSLSKLLSLLREVSVLTISVLRSQLSFLSAPASKAKKNGWSLISKMLVTKSLASKGHEKSINEVECVDFVLCSYLDGSDFKADIPMIQRKLNTLNSGLQGLEAGTDSLSRLLIRNRVCLLNILTP from the coding sequence ATGGCTAATTCAAGTCATGTTAGGTCTATTAGTTTTCCTCCTCGAACACAGCTAGAGTATCTCAAAGTTGAGATTGAGCTAAACAGGCTAAAAACATGGGAATCCTCATCAATTTCTTCAACAGCAACTCCTCTTAGTTTAAACACCATTCAAAAAGGCATTGTAGGGCTAGCAGAGTTGTATAATTGTGTTCAAAATCTTCTCGAGTCCCCGACAACTCAACAAGCTCTCCTCAAACATCAAATGGGAAGATTAGTAGAAGAAGCTCTTGAGTCGTCGGTTGGATTAATAGACTCGTGTGGCACGACGAGGGAGTTGGTCTTGATGATGAAAGAACAAGTGCAAGATCTTCAATCAGTATTGAGGAGGAAAGTAGGAGATTCAAGCATACAACATTGCGTCGATGCGTATATTAGTTTTAGAAAGAAAGTGAAGAAGGATGTAGCCAAGAGTCTTAAAGCTCTAAAGCAAATAGAAAGCAAGATAGGATCATCTCCTCAAGTAGATTTAGATCAGTCTTTATCTAAGCTACTTTCTTTGCTAAGAGAAGTATCTGTCTTGACCATCTCAGTACTAAGATCCCAACTATCTTTCTTGTCCGCGCCAGCTTCAAAGGCGAAGAAAAACGGGTGGTCATTGATATCAAAGATGCTTGTCACAAAATCATTGGCTTCTAAAGGACATGAAAAGTCAATCAACGAGGTGGAATGTGTTGATTTTGTCCTTTGTTCATACCTTGACGGCAGTGATTTTAAAGCTGATATACCAATGATCCAGAGAAAGTTGAACACATTAAATTCTGGTCTTCAGGGGCTTGAGGCTGGCACGGATAGCTTGTCAAGGCTATTGATCAGAAACAGAGTCTGCCTCCTTAACATCCTTACTCCTTAG
- the LOC107822199 gene encoding uncharacterized protein LOC107822199, translating into MAKSKNLPCPVRSISLPSRLNPNGLKIEAELDKLKILEIPVSAERIQTGILGLVELYNCVQELIQCPNTQKTLAQHQSGALVEEALEGSLELLESCDTIRNLFCMIKEQVQLLQSALRRKGADSSIEKDISNYFNFRKNMKNEIVKNLRRLKQMENRVGSSVFWDIEQHLSMVIRVLREVTSVTISVFKALLVFLSYQDTKIKPRGWSMISKLMITKSASSQGGQIFSDMGSVDIALASLREHIKYNETKVDINVVRRKLQSLDSSIECFEAGLQSLYKQLIQSRVSFLNILAV; encoded by the coding sequence ATGGCTAAATCTAAAAATCTACCTTGTCCTGTTAGGTCCATTAGCTTGCCTTCCAGATTAAATCCTAATGGCCTAAAAATTGAAGCTGAATTAGACAAGCTGAAAATCTTGGAAATTCCTGTAAGTGCAGAGAGAATCCAGACTGGTATTCTTGGGCTTGTAGAATTATACAATTGTGTGCAGGAACTAATTCAATGTCCAAACACACAAAAAACTCTTGCCCAACATCAAAGTGGAGCATTAGTGGAAGAGGCACTAGAGGGATCTCTTGAGTTACTTGAGTCATGTGACACTATTAGAAACTTATTTTGTATGATTAAGGAACAAGTGCAGCTTCTTCAGTCAGCTTTACGACGAAAAGGTGCAGATTCAAGCATTGAGAAGGATATTAGCAATTATTTTAACTTCAGGAAGAACATGAAGAATGAGATAGTAAAGAACTTGAGGAGACTGAAGCAAATGGAAAACAGAGTTGGATCTTCTGTTTTCTGGGACATTGAACAACACTTATCGATGGTGATTCGAGTGCTAAGAGAAGTAACATCTGTTACTATATCTGTCTTTAAGGCCCTGTTAGTATTTTTGTCATACCAAGATACAAAAATAAAGCCTAGAGGGTGGTCTATGATTTCAAAGTTGATGATCACTAAATCAGCTTCTTCTCAAGGTGGCCAAATTTTCAGTGACATGGGAAGTGTTGATATAGCTCTTGCCTCACTTCGCGAACATATTAAGTACAATGAAACCAAAGTTGATATTAATGTTGTGCGAAGGAAATTACAATCACTTGATTCGAGCATCGAGTGTTTTGAGGCTGGATTACAGAGCTTGTACAAGCAATTGATCCAAAGTAGAGTTTCATTTCTTAATATTTTGGCAGTTTAA
- the LOC107822197 gene encoding LOW QUALITY PROTEIN: pentatricopeptide repeat-containing protein At2g17670 (The sequence of the model RefSeq protein was modified relative to this genomic sequence to represent the inferred CDS: inserted 2 bases in 1 codon) has translation MGKLPPSLRSANFAVNTLIKTPSSSVPHPKISSPPPPPTSKPHYFPKISQSPKKKTTSVTQQPQLPSIVAFDSTTLSDAKTLFNSLISNPQXNVPSDPKFYNSILQSFSSNSTLQDSIFFLNHMIKTHPTFSPDRFTYHVLLIQSCKSVDNSLSPVHQVLNLMTSNGFPPNKVSTDIAVRTLCSSNHEEQAIELVKELSSKDSPPDTYTYNFIVRHLCKNRSLSSMNSFIKEMREGFDIKPDLVTYTIMIDNVCNSKNLREATRLLGVLSEEGYKPDCYVYNTIMKGYCMLSQGGEVLSVYKKMQEEGVKPDLVTYNTLIYGLSKSGRVKDAKKFLSVMMEEGHNPDAVTYTSLMNGMCREGDPLGAVALLERMEARGCAPNSCTYNTLLHGLCKARLLDKGMELYDIMKKNGMKLETGSYGTFLRALCRNGRVAEAYDVFDYAVESKSLTDVAAYTTLESTLKWLKKAREQGLVI, from the exons ATGGGAAAACTACCACCTTCCTTAAGGTCAGCTAACTTTGCTGTAAACACTCTCATTAAAACTCCATCTTCTTCTGTTCCTCACCCAAAAATCTCATCTCCACCCCCACCACCAACCTCAAAACCCCATTATTTCCCCAAAATATCACAATCACCCAAGAAAAAAACCACATCAGTTACTCAACAACCCCAGCTTCCTTCTATTGTAGCCTTTGATTCAACAACTCTTTCTGATGCTAAAACCCTTTTCAATTCCCTCATTTCCAATCCCCA AAATGTACCTTCAGACCCTAAATTTTATAATTCAAtccttcaatcattttcctcCAATTCTACCCTCCAAGATTCAATCTTTTTCCTTAATCACATGATCAAGACTCACCCAACCTTTTCTCCAGACAGATTTACATACCATGTTCTCCTCATCCAATCTTGCAAGTCAGTTGACAATTCTCTATCCCCTGTTCATCAGGTTCTCAATCTCATGACTTCCAATGGTTTCCCACCAAATAAGGTCTCCACAGACATTGCTGTGAGGACCCTTTGCTCTTCGAACCACGAAGAGCAAGCCATTGAGCTGGTGAAAGAACTTTCCTCCAAAGACTCTCCACCTGATACCTATACTTACAATTTTATTGTCAGGCACCTGTGCAAGAACAGGTCTTTGAGTAGTATGAATAGCTTTATTAAAGAAATGAGGGAGGGTTTTGATATAAAGCCTGATCTTGTTACTTATACAATTATGATTGATAATGTTTGTAACAGTAAGAATCTAAGGGAGGCCACTCGGTTGTTGGGGGTGTTGAGTGAGGAAGGCTACAAGCCTGATTGCTATGTTTATAATACAATTATGAAAGGTTATTGTATGTTAAGTCAAGGGGGTGAAGTGTTAAGTGTATACAAGAAAATGCAGGAGGAAGGAGTAAAGCCTGACCTTGTGACTTATAATACTTTAATCTATGGATTGTCGAAATCGGGAAGGGTGAAAGATGCTAAGAAGTTTTTGAGTGTTATGATGGAGGAGGGCCATAATCCGGATGCAGTCACGTATACTTCGTTAATGAATGGGATGTGTAGGGAAGGAGATCCATTAGGGGCGGTGGCTTTGTTGGAGAGAATGGAAGCACGGGGCTGTGCTCCTAATTCATGTACATATAATACATTGCTTCATGGGTTATGTAAGGCAAGGTTGTTGGATAAGGGGATGGAACTGTATGATATTATGAAGAAGAATGGTATGAAGCTTGAGACGGGGTCATATGGGACGTTTCTCAGAGCGCTCTGTCGGAATGGCAGAGTAGCAGAAGCTTATGACGTTTTTGATTATGCAGTAGAGAGCAAGAGTTTGACGGATGTTGCTGCTTATACTACATTGGAGAGCACATTGAAGTGGCTTAAGAAAGCTAGAGAACAGGGACTTGTCATTTGA